In the Thermomicrobiales bacterium genome, GCCATCGGTGAGAACTGGCCGTACCGGCCGTCCCAGCCAAACGGATCGTCCTGGTAGAAGACCTGGTCGAACGCCTGGATTGTGCTGCCGCCGTGGAAGGAGATCCAGTTGGTGATCGACGCGCCGGCGACGGCCGCGCGGAAGCGGTTGGTCTGTGTGATCGCCCAGGCGGTGAGGTAGCCGCCGTAGCTCCAGCCACCGACGCCGAGCCTGTTCGGGTCGGCGATGCCCTGCTCGACGAGCATCTCGACGCCAGACAGGATATCGACGAAGTCGCCACCGCCCATGTCGCCGACGTTGGCCTCGGCGAAGGCGCGACCCCAGCCCATGCTGCCACGAGGGTTGGGCAGGAAGACTGCGTAGCCGGCCGTAACCAGCAGCTGAACCCAGCCCATCGATCGCGTGCCCATGAAGTCGAAGCCCCAGAGCGCGGTCGGACCTCCATGGATCAACACAACCGTCGGCAGCGGCTCGTTCGTAGTCTTCTCTGGCTGGAGCAGCAGCCCCTGGATGTCGGTCCCGTCGATTGACTGCCAGCGGACTACCTCCGGGCGTGGCATCAGCTTGCCTCTCACGCTCGGGTTCTCGTGAGTCAGTTGCTGCCACGTCAGGCCGCCGTCGTGCTCGGTCGCAAGATGGACATCAGCTGGAACATCCGGGGCGCTGAGCACCGCCGCGATGCGAAGCCCGGTCGCAGTGGTCGCGACGGACAGAATCGGACCGGTCCAGCGGGCAATGCCCCGCTCGCCTCGCCAGAGCTCATGATACTGGCCATCTTGTCGGAGCCGGCCGATCGACAGCTCCCCATCGTCGATCGTGGAGCAGAGCAGGTGCGTGTCGTCTACCCACTCGACGGACAGATATGATCGCGGGTGGCCATCGCTGATATTCCGCGCGATTCCGTCAAGCCCGACGACCATGACGTCCCCGCCAGTCATACCCTGATCGCTGAACGCCGAGACGATCACTGCGACGTGCCGGCCGTCTGACGACCAGGCTGGCCGGGTCATCTGCCAGTCTCCCGCGAGTAGTGTCTCGACATTGCCGCTGGCCAGGTCAATGCGCGCCAGCCGAGCGGCGTACCACGCCCAGTTGTGGGGCGATTCGGAGACGAGCGCGACGACTGCCGCGCCGTCCGGAGAGATGGCGAACTCCCAGACGTGCAGGTCGCCGTGAGCGATCGGGGCACGCTCGGCGGTCGTGGCGTCGATGCGCCAGAGGCGGGTCAGGCGGGACGTGTCTTCGTAGAGGAGCCAGTCGCGGCCGGCCGCCTGCTCGGCCTCCTCCCCCTCCGGCGCGGAGTCGGGGATGGCGGCAATCAGGCCGCGGCCGTCGGGCGTCCAGGCGAAGGCCGAGACGCCGGCCCGGCCGGAGGTAATCTGGACTGCCTCGCCGGGCGACTCGCCCAGGACGAACAGCTGGTCCGGCCCCTGCGGATCGCGATTGCCGAGGAAGGCGATTGACGCGCCGTCCGGCGACCAGCGGGGAGAGTGGGCGCGCGTGCCGGCGGCGGTCAAGGGACGTGGGCTGGGGCTCTCGGTATCGACCAGCCAGACGCGCGAGGCCGGTTTGCGCTCGTGGTGCGCGCTGGCGTTGTCGGCGACGACGTAGGCCACGCGGTCGCCCTGCGCCGGGATCTGCGCGTCGGAGACCTGTTGCAGATCGAGCAGATCGTCGATGGTCAGTCTGGCCGGCTCCGGCGATTCGGTCATTCGGGCTCCCTTCTTCGATTCCGTTCGCGTGTTGCAGGCGCGATCAGCTCGGCGGTGGCGCTTGCAGGTGGGTCATCTCGCCGTAGAGCTCGATCAGCCGGGCGTACTCGGCGGGGTCATGGAAGCGGCACTGGCCAGCGCCGAATGCCTTGGAGACCTCGATGCAGAATCGAGCAACCTGCTCTACATCGGTCAGATGTGTCGCGCCAGTCCCCGAGCCAGGCACTGGCACCTCTGTCGTGATCGCGACACCGACGACCGGCGCGGCAGTGGCGGTGGCCGGCTGGAGGATGCTATTCAGGTGGAAGACGTCGTTGCCGTATGGGGTAATGTCCTGCGTCGTCAGGGCGAAGACGGCCGGCAGCCGGCCGGTGGTCCACTGCATGATATCGAGCAGATCCTCGCTGACACGGAGGATATAGCCCTGCTTCACGGTCGGCGAGATGGCGAACCCGCGCGTGTTGATGATCCGGTTGCCCTTGGTCGTATCCACGGACAGTATCGCCTCCATCCGGGCATCGACCTCGTATTCGTTCATCTGGCTGGTCTCGACCGGGGAGGCCATGAACGGAACCGGGTCGTGCGGGCGGACCGGGGCGTTTGGGCAGACGTGGGTAGCGACGATCACGTCGCCCGGGAGCGCGTCGCCGTGACGCTGCATCAGCCCCAGCTTCATCGCGACAGCGATCGCGGCCAGCGCGCCGTCGCCGTCGGAAACGAAACCGATCCTCTCCGGGCGAGCCCCCAGCCCGCCGAGCCGGCCGATGATCCCCAACGTCGGCGCGTTGCCTCCAGCCGATCGGCCATTTGTGCCTGGCACGACTGCCTTGATGAAATCGGTATAGCCCCGATCGCCGTGGACGCGTTGGATTGTCACGTCGTCCACGCCAGAATCACGGACTAGCGCCGCGGCTCGCTCCCCGTCGGCCGTCGCGCTATCCAGCGCCTCGAAGGCATCGATCACCTGTCGGAAGACCACAGCTGCCCCTCCCGTTCATCGCTCATGCAGACACCTCAGGTTCGCGACCATGGCGCGTGTCGGCCGGTATTATCGCCCGCCCTTATCGGGTTGCGTCCAACGCGGCGCGGGTGGCCACGTTGGCCTGATCGAGCGCGTCGGCGACGCGGTTGCGGGCACGGACCATGGCAACCCACCAGGTCTGATACTCCTCCGAATCACGGGGATACGACGCGAGCCGCGGATACGGAACCAACGACGGGATCATCTGCGTCTGCCAGGCATGTCCGTAGCGATCCTGGCCATACGGCCCGACGACGGTAGATGCGATCGGCGTCAGCGTTCGCGAGAGCTGGATCATCGCGGAGTTGAGCCGTTCGGCGACCATCCCTCCGTCACCCCTCTGGCGGCAGGCGAGACTAGCGGCATCCAGCCGCGTTGCGAGGGACTGGAATTCGCGAGCCCGATCGACCGCGCCGGCCATGTCGATGCCCGACACGTCCAGCGTGGCCATCTCGGCGAGGCGATCGACGAAACGGCCGGCCAGCGGCGCATACTCGTACGGCAGGACATTGTCAGTCAGCAGGCCCCATATCCAGCGCGCATACACGCGCAGGTGCTGCGCGAGCCGCCCCTTGTCGACCTTGTCAATCGTGTTCTCGATCGAGTGGTGCCACCAGCCGAGGCTGGCGAGCGCGGTGCGCTGGATCTGCTCGTCGGTGAACGACATCTCGCCGCCGATGCAGGGCAGGCCGACGCCGAAGAATGACGAATCGCCGTTCTTCTGTTGCCGGCCCCAGTGAATCTCCATCTCCGGCCCGAGCGCTTCGCGAGCTACGCGGACACCGTATTGCTGGATATCGTCGGTGGAGCTGAGATGCCAGGTCGATGAGCCAGCGATGGCTGGCTGGTCGATCTGGAGGTAGGCGATGCAACTGCGGCGCAGACGGTCCCAGTTGGTGTCGGCGAAACGGGAGGACGAGATCATCGTGCCGGTTTCGTGGCCCATCCAGAAGCCCGCCACGAGACCGCGCGGCAGGTCATCGGCGATGAGGTTGAACACGCGGGCAAGCTCGAGAATGCAGGCGCTGCCAGCCGCGTTATCGGTCGCTTGCGGGCCGAACCAGGAGTCCATATGCCCGCCGATCAGCAGGAACTGCCGGCCAGCGTCCGCGCGGAACTCGCCAGTCGTCATCGTCAGTGGCTGCCAGCCGTTGTATGCCTTTGCTCGGAGCCAGACACGGGTCGGGCCGGCGAGGCTGGCGTCCTT is a window encoding:
- a CDS encoding S9 family peptidase — protein: MTESPEPARLTIDDLLDLQQVSDAQIPAQGDRVAYVVADNASAHHERKPASRVWLVDTESPSPRPLTAAGTRAHSPRWSPDGASIAFLGNRDPQGPDQLFVLGESPGEAVQITSGRAGVSAFAWTPDGRGLIAAIPDSAPEGEEAEQAAGRDWLLYEDTSRLTRLWRIDATTAERAPIAHGDLHVWEFAISPDGAAVVALVSESPHNWAWYAARLARIDLASGNVETLLAGDWQMTRPAWSSDGRHVAVIVSAFSDQGMTGGDVMVVGLDGIARNISDGHPRSYLSVEWVDDTHLLCSTIDDGELSIGRLRQDGQYHELWRGERGIARWTGPILSVATTATGLRIAAVLSAPDVPADVHLATEHDGGLTWQQLTHENPSVRGKLMPRPEVVRWQSIDGTDIQGLLLQPEKTTNEPLPTVVLIHGGPTALWGFDFMGTRSMGWVQLLVTAGYAVFLPNPRGSMGWGRAFAEANVGDMGGGDFVDILSGVEMLVEQGIADPNRLGVGGWSYGGYLTAWAITQTNRFRAAVAGASITNWISFHGGSTIQAFDQVFYQDDPFGWDGRYGQFSPMAHVRNTQTPTLFLHGEKDPICPVGQAYEMWRALRECGVETQLAVYPREGHGPIEREHLRDVLERGVRWLTERV
- a CDS encoding DUF1177 domain-containing protein translates to MVFRQVIDAFEALDSATADGERAAALVRDSGVDDVTIQRVHGDRGYTDFIKAVVPGTNGRSAGGNAPTLGIIGRLGGLGARPERIGFVSDGDGALAAIAVAMKLGLMQRHGDALPGDVIVATHVCPNAPVRPHDPVPFMASPVETSQMNEYEVDARMEAILSVDTTKGNRIINTRGFAISPTVKQGYILRVSEDLLDIMQWTTGRLPAVFALTTQDITPYGNDVFHLNSILQPATATAAPVVGVAITTEVPVPGSGTGATHLTDVEQVARFCIEVSKAFGAGQCRFHDPAEYARLIELYGEMTHLQAPPPS
- a CDS encoding M28 family peptidase, with amino-acid sequence MTLERILGELSVDRAWAHLEHITQDIPSRLAGSENSRRMAEYANDQLAEAGLASQMHEFRGLVSFPEAGEVRVLSPEPRIIQANTLGHSASTEGIEGDLVYVGSGAESDYEGKDVVGKITLSELSYSPARHEKALIAWQKGSTAQIMMNWGHETNEAIPFGSMKSAWGNPTPETLVSEMPDLPCLGIARTEGLRLKDASLAGPTRVWLRAKAYNGWQPLTMTTGEFRADAGRQFLLIGGHMDSWFGPQATDNAAGSACILELARVFNLIADDLPRGLVAGFWMGHETGTMISSSRFADTNWDRLRRSCIAYLQIDQPAIAGSSTWHLSSTDDIQQYGVRVAREALGPEMEIHWGRQQKNGDSSFFGVGLPCIGGEMSFTDEQIQRTALASLGWWHHSIENTIDKVDKGRLAQHLRVYARWIWGLLTDNVLPYEYAPLAGRFVDRLAEMATLDVSGIDMAGAVDRAREFQSLATRLDAASLACRQRGDGGMVAERLNSAMIQLSRTLTPIASTVVGPYGQDRYGHAWQTQMIPSLVPYPRLASYPRDSEEYQTWWVAMVRARNRVADALDQANVATRAALDATR